GCGCTGAGCAGGCGCAGGCGCGCGGCGTCGCGCAGGGCATGGGCGGGATCGGCGGCGTCGGCCAGGGCGCGCCAGTGCGCGAGCAGGGCGTCGCGGCGGGCGGCGAGCGGGTCTTCGCTGTCTTCGTGGAAGTGCACGCCGGCCAGGTCGCCGCTGCGCAGCAGGGCCAGGGCGGTGTCGGCGTCCCCGGCGCGCACGGCGTCGGCCAGCGGCGCCAGTGCGAAACCCTGCGCCTGGCGGTAGCCGCGCAGCAGGTGCACGCGATGCCCGGACAGGCCGCCGCCGCGGGTGTCGGCGTGGGTGTGGCCGAGCAGCGGTTGCAGCGCTTGCGCGTCGTCCGGCTGCAGTGCGTCGCCGGGGCCGGCGGCCTGCAGGATGGCGGCAAGCACGTCGCCGGCTTCGACCGAGGGCAACTGGTCGGCATCGCCAAGCAGGATCAGCTGGGTGCCGTCGGCGACGGCTTCGACCAGCTTGCACATCAGCGGCAGGTCGACCATCGAGGCTTCGTCGACCACGATCAGGTCGAACGGCAGCGGGTTGTCGGCGTCATGGCGGAAGCGCGGCAGGTCGGGGATCACGCCGAGCAGGCGGTGCAGCGTGCTGGCGCCGGCCGGCAATGCGGCGGCCAGGGTCGGATCGATGCCGCTTTCGATGGCGCGCGCCACGGCGGTGCGCAGGCTCTCGGCCATGCGTTCGGCGGCGCGGCCGGTGGGCGCGGCCAGGGCGATGCGCGGGGCGGCGCTGTCCGTGGCCTGCGCCTGGGCGATGCGCAGCAGCAGCAGGCGGGCAATGGTGGTGGTCTTGCCGGTGCCGGGGCCGCCGGTGACCAGCAGCAGGGCGCGGCGCAGGGCGAGTGCGGCGGCCTGGGCTTGGCGGTCGGTGGGTTGGTCGGGGGCGGACATGCCCTTACTCCCGCTTCGGGCACCCTCTTTCCCGCGGGGACTTCCTTCGGTCGCCGATGGGAGCGGGAACAGCTGCGCGAACAGCGGGGCGAGCGCGGCGACGTCGAAGGCCGGCAGCGGGTGCGCGGCGATGCGGCGCAGGCCCTGCGCCAGGCGACGCTCGTATTCGCGGTAGCGGCGCAGGTAGAGCAGGCCGTGTTCCAGCACCAGCGGGCAGTCGGCAGCCGATGGGTCCTCCTGCGCGGGCTGGGCGATCCAGCGCGAGGCGGACAGGGCGCGTTGCCAGTCGGTCGGGTCCGGGAGTTGCGGCGGCGGGCCGTCGCGCGGGTCGAGCAGGACGCTGGCGCGGGCCGGGTCGAGGCCGGCGTGGCCGCTGGCGACTGCCAGTGAAGCCAGGGCGGCGGCGGACAGGACCAGGTCGGGGGTGTCCGGGGCCAGGCGGCTCAGGGTTTGGGCGAAGGCGTGGTCGAGCGTGCGTAGCGTGCCGCTACGGTGGAGGGCGGTCAGGAGGTTGGGTTGGTTCACGGGGTGGGCGCTCCGTGGGCGGACGTACCCTCACCCCAACCCCTCTCCCGGGGGGAGAGGGGCTCCAAAGCGGCGCCGGCGGACAGGGCGTCGGCGGCTTCGAGGAGCGTGGGGTCGAAGGCGTCGTCCAGGGTGCTTAGCGCGCCGCTGCTGTGGAGAGCGGCCAGGAGGTTGGGTTGGTTCACGGGGTGGGGGCTCCGTGGGCGGACGTACCCTCACCCCAACCCCTCTCCCGGGGGGAGAGGGGCTCCAAAGCGGCGTCGGCGGACAGGGCGTCGGCGGCTTCGAGGAGCGTGGGGTCGAAGGTGTCATCCAGGGTGCTTAGCGCGCCGCTGCTGTGGAGGGCGGTCAGGAGGTTGGGTTGGTTCACGGGGTGGGGGGCTCCGTGGGCGGACGTACCCTCACCCCAACCCCTCTCCCAGGGGGAGAGGGGCTCCAAAGCGGCGCCGGCGGACAGGGCGTCGGCGGCTTCGAGGAGCGTGGGGTCGAAGGCGTCATCCAGAGTGCTTAGCGCGCCGCTGCTGTGGAGGGCGGTCAGGAGGTTGGGTTGGTTCACGGGGTCGGGGCTCCGTGGGCGGACGTACCCTCACCCCAACCCCTCTCCCGGGGGGAGAGGGGCTCGAGCGGGGCGCCTGCGAACAGGGCGTCGACGGACTCGACCAACTCCGGGTCGAAGCGCCAGGCGTGCACGCCTGGCGATGGGTCGCGCGTGGCGTCCAGGCCGCGGCAGAACAGATAGCGCACGCCGCCGAAGTCGCGGGCGTAGTCGTAGGCTTCGCCCAGGCGGAAGCGCAGCCAGCGGTGCAGCGCGACGGTGTAGATCAGCGCCTGCAGTTCGTATTCGCTGTGCGCCATCGCGCGCGCCAATGCGTCGGCGTCGTAGCTGGGCAGGCGGTTGGACTTGTAGTCGAGCACGTACCAGCGCCCGTCGTGCTGGTAGGTGAGGTCGATCAGGCCGGTCATCAGGCCTTCCAGGCGCTTGCGCGCGCCGAAGGCCTGGCGTTCGCCGACCACGCCGAAGCGGTGCAGCAGCGCCAGCAGCGCGTCGACACGGGTGGGCCGCATCGCGAAGTGGAATTCCATTTCGTTGCGGCGTTGCGGTTCGGGCACCGCGGCCAGGTGGGTGCCTTCGGGCAGCGCGACGGTGAGGGTATGGCCGACCAGGGCGGTGAGCATGGCCGCGCCGTCGTCCAGTTCGTCCTGGGCGTAGCCGCCGCGTTGCAGCGCTTCGACGATGGCCGCGGTCTGCCCGTCCGGTGCCGGCTGGCCGGGACTCCAATCGCGCCAGGCGGCGAAGTCGCAGCGTTCGAACACGTCGTGCATCGCCACGCCGAAGCGGTTGCCGGCGAAGCGGCGATCGAAGGCTTCGACGTCCAGCGTGGTCGCAATGGCCTCGCTGGTGGACGGTTCGTCGCTGCCGCCGCTGCCGACGACGGTGGCGCTGGCCATCGGGTCGGCGGCGACGCCGGCATCGGCATTGGCCAGCTGGGTGAAGCTGTACACCCACCAGTCCGGGGCGATGTGCCGCTGCGGCACGCGCGCTGGCGGCACCTGGATCTCGGCGGCCGGCGGCAGGCGCGGCAGGTTGGCCGGCGGCGGCGTGGTGTCGATGGCGATCGCGCCTGTGCCCGCGGCGGTCTGCAACGCATCCAGGTCAGCGACCATCGCCGCCAGCGCGGTGCGCTCGTGCTGGTGGAACGGGCCGGTGGCGATCCACAGCGCGTGCTCGGCGCGGGTCAGGCCGACGTAGAGCAGGCGCGCGTCCTCGGCGCGCTGTTCCTGCCTCCACGCCGCCTCGGCCGCGCTCCACGCCGGATCGTCGTTGCCGCCGCTCCACTTCGACGTGTTCCAGTGCAGCTGGCGGCCGAGCGGCGGCGCATGCACGGCGCAATGCCGACCGGCGCCGCGGTCGTTGCGGCCGATGCCGACGTAGGGCAGGAACACCAGCGGATATTCCAGGCCCTTGCTCTTGTGCAGGGTCACGATCTGCACCCGGCGCGCGTCCGATTCCAGGCGCAGCTGCTGGGTCTCGTCGCTATCGTCGGCATTGGCGATGCGCCGCGCCAGCCAATCGACCAGGCCGTGCGGGCCGAGCGCGCGGGTGTCGGCTTCCTGCAGCAGCTCGGCCAGCTGCAGGTAGTTGGTCAGCCGGCGCTCGCCGTCGAGCAGCGCCAGCAGGCGTTGCGCGTGCGCGGCGCCGAGGTCGCCGATCAGCGCCAGCGGGCCGCCGCGCTGCCAGCGTTCGCGCCAGTCCAGCGCCTGTTGCTGCCAGCGCCGGTGGCGATCGCCGTCGTGTTCCAGCGCGGCGATCGCCGCGGCGTCCTCGCCGATCAGCACCGTCGCCAGCGCCGCGCGCAGGCGGCTGTCGTCGCCCGGGTCGAGCAGCGCCTGCAGCAGGGTCAGCAGTTCCAGCGCCTGGTCGGTGGCGAACAGGCTCTGCCGGCCGGCGGTCACCGCGGGAATGCCGACCGCGCCAAGCGCCTGCTGGATGCGGGTGGCCTCGCCATGGCTGCGCACCAGCACCGCGATGTCGCCGGCCTGCACCGGACGGCCGCCGACGCTGGCGGTGCCGGCGCGGCCGCCGGCGAGCCAGTCGCGGATCGCGGCGACGCAGGCGGCGGTGCACAGCGCGCGCGCGCGGCCGGCGCTCCAGGGTTTGGGCTTTCCTTTGTCCGGCGGCGGCGGCTCCGGCGCGCGCCACAGGGTCAGCGCTGGCGCGGTGGCGCCGTCGCGCTGCAGTTCGGCATCGCTGCGCTTGGTGCCCGGCTGCACCGGGTGGAAGGCGATGCCCTCGGTCAGGAACGCCTGCGCATGCCCGGCCTGCGCGTACAGCGCCTCGATCGCCGCCAGCAGCGCGGGACGCGAGCGGAAATTGTGCCCGAGCGGCGGTGCCGGTTCGGCGGTGGCGGCCGCGGCCAGGTAGGTCTGCACGTCGCCGCCGCGGAAGCCGTAGATGGCCTGCTTGGGATCGCCGATCAGTGCAAGGAAGCGCGCTTGCGCCTGGTCGAGCGGTTCGGCGTCGTGCTCGCCGTGCGAAACGCTGCGCTCGCCGTTTTCGTCCGCGGACCCGAACACCTTGGAGAAGATCGACCACTGCCGCGCATCGGTGTCCTGGAATTCGTCCACCAGCGCGATGGCGTACTGCGCACGCAGCCGCTGCGCCAGCGCCTCGCCCTGCGGGCCTTGCAGCGCGCGCGCCACGCCGTCGACCAGGTCGTCGTAGGTCTGCACGCGGCGCTGGCGCTTGAGCAGGGCCAGGCGCGCGCCGGCATCGTCGCGCAACGCGTGCAGCAGGCGGATGCGGCGCCGGCCGCGCCATTCCTCCACGCGCGCCAGCGCGGCCAGATAGCCGTCGATGGCATGGCTCAGCGGCGAGGCCGGGGTGCGGTCGACGAATTTCTTGTTGGTGCCGGCGGCCAGTTCCGCGGCGGTCAGCTTGATCAGCTTGGGGTGCGGCGGCAGGCCCTGTGTGGGCGCGGCGGCGAATCCGTCGAACCAATGCCACAGCGCGGCCAGCCAGTCGGGCTTGTAGCTGACCTTGCTCAGCACGCCGCCGTCGATCGCGGCCATGATGGCGTCGAAGAAGGCAACGCCATGGGCCTGGAACGCCGCGGCCAATGCGCTGCCCGCCGCTTGCGCCGCCTGCAGCAACGCGGCGGGATCGTCGGCGGTGGTGGCGACCGCCGGCAGCAGCTGCGGATGCCGCACCAGTTCGCGCAGGTCGCTGGCCAGTGCCTCGGGGCCGCCGGGCCACAGCGCGACCAGATCCTCGGCCATCGCCGCGTCGGCGGCGCGCTGGCGCCACAGGTCGGCGGCGACTTCGGCCAGCAGTTCGCGGTCGTTGGCCAGCAGTTCCGGCGCGGCGAAGGCCTGGCCGCTCTCCAGCGCGTGCTCGCGCAGCACGCGGGCGCAGAAGCCGTGGATGGTGAAGATCGCGGCGAGGTCGATTTCCTCCACCGCTTGTTGCAGGCGGCGGCGCAGGGCGGCGGGGGTTTCGTCGCTGGCGGCCAGATGCGCGGCGAGGATGGCGCGGGTGAGAACGGCGTCGGGGGATTCCTGTAGGAGCGGCTTCAGCCGCGACGGGTCGTTTGCGATCTCGGTTGGCGACAGGTCATCCGAACTCTCTGTCGCGGCTGAAGCCGCTCCTACAGAAGCAGCCGGCGTTGCATCGGGCACCAGCGTCGCCGCGAGCGCCAGGCGCTCGCGGATGCGCCGGCGCAGTTCCTGGGTGGCGGCCTCGGTGAAGGTGACGGCGAGGATCTGGCCGACGCGCAAGCGGCGCTCGACCACCAGCCGGGTGAACAGCGTGGCCAGAGTGAAGGTCTTGCCGGTGCCGGCGCTGGCCTCGATCAGGCGCACGCCGTGCAGGGGCAGAGTCAGGTACGGGTCGGCGGCGAGCGGTCCGCTCATTCGGCGTCCTCCTGCGCGCCGCGCCACTGCCGCCAGCTCTCCGCCAGCCGCGCCGGATCCAGCGCGCCGCCGGCGTCGCCGCGTTCGAGCAGCGCATACAGCCGGTGGCTGGTGGCGGCGAATTCGGCGAAGCGCTGCGCATCGGCGAACGGATCGCGGCCGCGGTGCACCAGGCGCAGTTCCGGGCTCGTCGCTTCGCTCCAGCCGAAGCTGGCCTGCCACTGCGCGGCGGCGTCCTTGATCGCCTTGTCGAGGTCGTCGTCGCGCGCGGCCTGGTGGTATTTCCAGCTGCTGTACGGGGCGAACGCCAGCGGCGCCTGCAGGCCCTGCCGGTACAGCCGCAGCAGCTCGGCGAGCGCCGCCTGCGCCTGTGCCTGCGACAGCGGTTCGGCCGCGTTGGCGTCCATCGGATGCGGGCCGAGGCTGTCGTCGTCCTCGAAGAAGCGCACGTAGTCGGCGCGCTCGCCGGCGGCGCGCAGCAGCAGCCACTCCAGGCCGTGGCGGATCGCCGCGCGGCCGCTGACCGCGCCGACCTGCACGCGGCCCACGCCGTTGGCGTACCAACCCGGCAGGCGGCCGTGCAGGTCGATGTCGTCGATCCGCACCTGCAGCCGCTGCGAGCGTGCCGGCGCGTCGCCGCGCCACTGCGCGAACGCTTCAGCGTACGGGCGCAGCTGGCGCAGGCGCTCGTCGAGCAGGCGCCGGCCGAGCGGGCCTGACGGCAGCAGCGCGCGCGCGCGCAGGCGCTCGTACAGGCCATCGGCGGCGCCGGCGAGCACCGCCTCCAGCACCTGTTGCTGTAGGCCGTACTGGTCCAGCCCGCCGCTCGGCGCCAGCAGCGGCTCCAGGTCGCTGTCCTCGCCGGCCGGATCGGGCAGGCGCATGCCCAGCCGATGGCGCAGGAACTGCCCGGCCGGATCGGCGAACAGCCGGCGCAGGTCGTCGATCGACAGGCTTGCCGGCAGCGCGATGGCGTCCGCCGGCAACGCGCCCGCGACCCATGGCGCCAGCGGCTGGCGCTGCCCGGCCAGGCTGTCCACCGCCGGCCGCCATTGCCGGCGGTAGCTGAAGCGGCGCGGGTCGGCGCCGTCTTCGCCGAGCGCGCCGAACGCGGCGGCGGCGAACGGCTGCAGCGGATGGCGCACGACCAGCGCGTCGATGGCCTTGGGAGCGGTGTGGTACTGCGCGGCGCTGGCCAGCAGTTCGCTGACCAGCACCGACGGCTCGCGCGGCGTGCCATCGCGCGCATCGGCGCCCAGGTAGCTGAGGTAGAACACGTCCTGCGCCGAGGCGAACAGCTGCAGGAACAGGAAGCGGTCGTCCTCGCGGGTGGAGCGGTCGCCGTGGCGGCGGCGCTCGCTGCCCAGGTCGGCGGTGAGGCGATTGAGGCCGGCGGCCGGGTCGCGGCGCGGGAAGTCGCCGTCGTTCATGCCGAGCAGGCAGATCGCGCGGAACGGCAGCAGGCGCATCGGCACCATGCGGCCGAAACTGATGCCGCCGGTGAGCAGCGGCGCGCGCGTGTCCGATTCGCCCAGCACCGCGGCGAAGTGCGCGCGCACCACCTCGGCCGGCACCTTGCCGG
This sequence is a window from Xanthomonas sp. CFBP 8443. Protein-coding genes within it:
- the recB gene encoding exodeoxyribonuclease V subunit beta; the encoded protein is MSGPLAADPYLTLPLHGVRLIEASAGTGKTFTLATLFTRLVVERRLRVGQILAVTFTEAATQELRRRIRERLALAATLVPDATPAASVGAASAATESSDDLSPTEIANDPSRLKPLLQESPDAVLTRAILAAHLAASDETPAALRRRLQQAVEEIDLAAIFTIHGFCARVLREHALESGQAFAAPELLANDRELLAEVAADLWRQRAADAAMAEDLVALWPGGPEALASDLRELVRHPQLLPAVATTADDPAALLQAAQAAGSALAAAFQAHGVAFFDAIMAAIDGGVLSKVSYKPDWLAALWHWFDGFAAAPTQGLPPHPKLIKLTAAELAAGTNKKFVDRTPASPLSHAIDGYLAALARVEEWRGRRRIRLLHALRDDAGARLALLKRQRRVQTYDDLVDGVARALQGPQGEALAQRLRAQYAIALVDEFQDTDARQWSIFSKVFGSADENGERSVSHGEHDAEPLDQAQARFLALIGDPKQAIYGFRGGDVQTYLAAAATAEPAPPLGHNFRSRPALLAAIEALYAQAGHAQAFLTEGIAFHPVQPGTKRSDAELQRDGATAPALTLWRAPEPPPPDKGKPKPWSAGRARALCTAACVAAIRDWLAGGRAGTASVGGRPVQAGDIAVLVRSHGEATRIQQALGAVGIPAVTAGRQSLFATDQALELLTLLQALLDPGDDSRLRAALATVLIGEDAAAIAALEHDGDRHRRWQQQALDWRERWQRGGPLALIGDLGAAHAQRLLALLDGERRLTNYLQLAELLQEADTRALGPHGLVDWLARRIANADDSDETQQLRLESDARRVQIVTLHKSKGLEYPLVFLPYVGIGRNDRGAGRHCAVHAPPLGRQLHWNTSKWSGGNDDPAWSAAEAAWRQEQRAEDARLLYVGLTRAEHALWIATGPFHQHERTALAAMVADLDALQTAAGTGAIAIDTTPPPANLPRLPPAAEIQVPPARVPQRHIAPDWWVYSFTQLANADAGVAADPMASATVVGSGGSDEPSTSEAIATTLDVEAFDRRFAGNRFGVAMHDVFERCDFAAWRDWSPGQPAPDGQTAAIVEALQRGGYAQDELDDGAAMLTALVGHTLTVALPEGTHLAAVPEPQRRNEMEFHFAMRPTRVDALLALLHRFGVVGERQAFGARKRLEGLMTGLIDLTYQHDGRWYVLDYKSNRLPSYDADALARAMAHSEYELQALIYTVALHRWLRFRLGEAYDYARDFGGVRYLFCRGLDATRDPSPGVHAWRFDPELVESVDALFAGAPLEPLSPRERGWGEGTSAHGAPTP
- the recD gene encoding exodeoxyribonuclease V subunit alpha, encoding MNQPNLLTALHRSGTLRTLDHAFAQTLSRLAPDTPDLVLSAAALASLAVASGHAGLDPARASVLLDPRDGPPPQLPDPTDWQRALSASRWIAQPAQEDPSAADCPLVLEHGLLYLRRYREYERRLAQGLRRIAAHPLPAFDVAALAPLFAQLFPLPSATEGSPRGKEGARSGSKGMSAPDQPTDRQAQAAALALRRALLLVTGGPGTGKTTTIARLLLLRIAQAQATDSAAPRIALAAPTGRAAERMAESLRTAVARAIESGIDPTLAAALPAGASTLHRLLGVIPDLPRFRHDADNPLPFDLIVVDEASMVDLPLMCKLVEAVADGTQLILLGDADQLPSVEAGDVLAAILQAAGPGDALQPDDAQALQPLLGHTHADTRGGGLSGHRVHLLRGYRQAQGFALAPLADAVRAGDADTALALLRSGDLAGVHFHEDSEDPLAARRDALLAHWRALADAADPAHALRDAARLRLLSAVRAGPQGARGLNARIEQLLADSGAGARRLGAASPWFHGRLLLITENSYRHGLFNGDVGICLRDAQGALVAWFEGEGDGQVRGFHPAALPAHESAFAMTVHKAQGSEFEEVWLQLPTRDVRVLSRELVYTGLTRARQTLHLAASEAVLRAALARHAARISGLAWRLGEADVPVAVEASPAPAAPTQGTLF